One window from the genome of Dyadobacter sp. CECT 9275 encodes:
- a CDS encoding tetratricopeptide repeat-containing sensor histidine kinase, with amino-acid sequence MDSIADSSNRLLDLGNYDAGIAYFDSAYQAIRHPGVGDRIRKYDFIGHSYYRKMGEYSNANKSLDTLLDILSTGDLRNEYIREYSAALFHKGDVLFDLKRYNEAYHYYYEGKIVAQKILNRCALSEYSYRLGMVSYRQGKYRAAAYYFRQCLGDQTYCEDNFATFAMKQELLANTALAYDKCGEGDSSLIYSHKALSFIKEKGGQFADRKNYLEMARGVIYGNQADVYARLGQFGTAEKLLKKSIQINSRKEFDMRDAQITLLKLGELYLNTNKMKEALLVTQQLKASLDTLKNKFVEIGYNKLCWNYYDKIQDDHKAYEFVQKYQFLKDSLEKENRKLVLADADKEFRQMEQQNRYNLLSKEYEQRKIYLLIAILFAVMALAILILIWQNAKTSRKNVSVLTLLNNQVTFQNAQMEQAMAELKQSNEDKDRILKVVAHDLRNPIGAISNISLILLEEAQFSKEHRELMELVKKTSWQSIEMINDLLSASLNNRPVEMSQEMVNASNLLMQCVDQLRFKINEKGQELVTNVKSDIELRADKVMLGRVWSNLIFNAIKFSPLGSTIYIDLDRKDETLQFSVRDQGIGIPENIKDKVFDPFTAAKRRGTSGEQPFGLGLSISKQIVEAHKGRIWFDSEVEKGTTFYVNLPIAK; translated from the coding sequence ATGGATAGCATCGCGGATAGTTCCAACCGTTTGCTTGACCTTGGTAATTATGATGCAGGAATTGCCTATTTTGATTCGGCCTATCAAGCCATCCGGCACCCTGGAGTCGGTGACAGGATCAGGAAGTATGATTTTATCGGGCACAGCTACTATCGAAAAATGGGGGAGTATAGTAATGCCAACAAAAGCCTGGATACACTGCTGGATATCCTGTCAACAGGTGATTTGAGAAATGAATACATACGTGAATATTCTGCGGCATTGTTTCATAAAGGGGATGTACTTTTTGATCTGAAGAGATACAATGAAGCCTACCATTATTACTATGAGGGAAAAATTGTTGCACAGAAAATCCTCAACAGGTGTGCGTTAAGCGAGTATTCTTACCGGCTGGGTATGGTCAGTTACAGACAAGGGAAATACCGTGCTGCGGCCTATTATTTTAGGCAATGCCTTGGAGACCAAACGTATTGTGAAGACAACTTCGCGACTTTTGCCATGAAGCAGGAATTACTGGCCAATACCGCCTTGGCCTATGACAAATGTGGAGAAGGTGACAGCTCACTCATTTACAGCCATAAGGCGCTGAGTTTTATTAAGGAAAAAGGGGGGCAGTTTGCAGACAGGAAGAACTATCTGGAGATGGCCAGAGGTGTGATTTATGGTAACCAGGCAGATGTTTATGCACGTTTGGGGCAGTTCGGGACTGCAGAAAAACTTCTGAAAAAGAGTATTCAAATCAACAGCAGGAAGGAATTTGACATGAGAGATGCTCAGATCACCCTTTTGAAACTGGGAGAGCTATACCTCAATACAAATAAAATGAAAGAAGCATTGCTGGTAACTCAGCAATTGAAAGCATCACTTGATACACTTAAAAATAAGTTTGTTGAAATTGGATATAACAAGCTGTGCTGGAATTATTACGACAAGATACAGGACGACCATAAGGCCTACGAGTTTGTACAGAAGTACCAGTTCTTAAAAGACTCACTTGAAAAGGAAAACAGGAAACTGGTGCTGGCGGATGCTGATAAGGAATTCAGGCAGATGGAACAGCAGAACCGCTACAACCTTTTGAGCAAGGAATACGAGCAGCGCAAGATATACTTGCTGATCGCTATTTTGTTTGCTGTGATGGCACTCGCTATTCTGATTTTGATTTGGCAAAACGCTAAAACTTCCCGTAAAAATGTCTCCGTGCTTACTTTGCTGAACAACCAGGTTACTTTTCAGAATGCGCAGATGGAACAAGCCATGGCGGAGTTAAAGCAAAGTAATGAGGATAAAGACAGGATATTAAAAGTGGTTGCGCACGACCTGCGAAATCCGATCGGTGCAATATCGAACATATCTCTTATTCTTCTGGAAGAAGCTCAGTTTTCGAAAGAGCATCGGGAACTGATGGAGCTTGTGAAAAAAACCAGCTGGCAGTCCATTGAGATGATCAACGATCTGCTCAGTGCGAGTTTAAATAACCGGCCGGTAGAAATGAGCCAGGAAATGGTGAATGCAAGTAACCTACTCATGCAATGTGTGGATCAGCTGCGGTTTAAGATCAACGAAAAGGGGCAGGAACTGGTTACAAATGTGAAATCGGACATTGAGCTGAGGGCAGATAAGGTAATGTTGGGAAGAGTTTGGAGTAACCTTATTTTTAATGCCATCAAATTTAGCCCTCTGGGCTCTACCATCTATATTGACCTGGACAGAAAGGATGAAACTTTACAGTTTTCGGTGCGGGATCAGGGGATTGGCATTCCCGAGAATATTAAGGATAAAGTTTTTGATCCGTTTACTGCAGCCAAAAGGCGGGGCACATCGGGTGAGCAGCCGTTCGGACTTGGATTATCCATTTCCAAACAGATCGTAGAAGCGCATAAAGGCCGTATATGGTTTGACAGTGAGGTAGAAAAGGGTACTACCTTTTATGTAAATCTTCCCATAGCAAAATGA
- a CDS encoding sugar phosphate isomerase/epimerase family protein — protein MKFGINTFLFSSPFTNESVSYFPKFKEWGFDFVEIVIEDPGNIDPGLVRRALDDTGLTCRSVCAATGPGRDLRGNRKEQVTAMNYIRELIDIAPVLGSQLIAGPMYSAVGRAEMVPAELYKKQWNTVVGNLSKLAASATENGVKLALEPLNRYETDFINTCGQVLQLIKDVGSTALLVHLDSFHMNLEEKDPAGAILLAGDKLGLLHASGSDRGTPGGDQINWQRIFDALNQIHYQGDVVIESFTPEVKIIAKAASIWRQIEPSGESIATEGLKFLKSFV, from the coding sequence ATGAAATTCGGGATTAATACCTTTTTGTTTTCATCTCCGTTTACAAATGAGAGTGTATCCTATTTTCCCAAATTTAAGGAGTGGGGGTTTGATTTTGTTGAAATAGTGATAGAAGACCCCGGGAATATAGATCCCGGGTTGGTCAGAAGGGCTTTGGATGATACTGGTTTAACGTGCAGGTCCGTATGTGCAGCTACTGGACCAGGAAGAGATTTGCGCGGGAACAGAAAGGAGCAGGTGACCGCAATGAATTACATTCGCGAGCTCATAGATATCGCCCCGGTACTGGGAAGTCAGCTTATTGCCGGGCCAATGTATTCTGCTGTTGGCCGGGCAGAAATGGTGCCGGCAGAACTGTACAAAAAGCAGTGGAACACGGTGGTTGGGAACCTTTCCAAGCTGGCGGCTAGTGCCACAGAAAATGGAGTGAAACTGGCCCTGGAACCGCTGAATCGTTATGAAACGGATTTTATCAATACTTGCGGCCAGGTGCTGCAATTGATAAAGGATGTCGGTAGTACTGCCCTGCTGGTACACCTGGATTCATTTCACATGAACCTGGAGGAGAAGGATCCCGCCGGAGCAATTTTGCTGGCCGGAGATAAACTGGGACTTTTGCACGCTTCGGGTAGTGACAGAGGTACTCCGGGAGGAGATCAGATCAACTGGCAAAGAATATTTGACGCGCTGAATCAGATTCACTACCAGGGCGATGTGGTCATTGAATCATTCACCCCAGAGGTGAAGATTATCGCCAAAGCGGCATCAATCTGGAGGCAGATAGAACCTTCCGGCGAATCCATCGCCACTGAAGGATTGAAATTTCTTAAATCTTTTGTTTAA
- a CDS encoding FG-GAP repeat domain-containing protein — translation MNCFHKNISGACLLLALLCSYQGFSQSKSKKGHTVSFTKKELTKRFIAEGAAMGDVNKDGKKDVLSGAYWFEAPSWKAHELAKPDSFIVKGSYSDSFLDFAMDVNQDGWIDLIRIDWPGKAAMWHENPKNKPGHWQKHLIHSSVGNESPLLVDMDGDGRKDLLCNDPTAKKVIWLKSPVKKGETEWEKFIISNDDKIATHMYTHGLGYGDINGDGRKDVLVKSGWWEGPKDIQQSDWTFHAADLGQDCSQMYVMDLTGDGLNDVISASAHNYGIWWHEQGKDADGKPIWAHHEIDKTFSQTHGLELKDINGDGNPDLITGKRYFAHNGNDPGEYEPAVICWYEYQPGKTPTWTKHEIDNDSGVGLHVTVEDINNDGLPDIVTGNKKGVRVFTQKKGK, via the coding sequence ATGAATTGTTTCCATAAGAATATAAGTGGCGCCTGTCTGTTGCTTGCGCTCCTATGCAGTTACCAGGGCTTTTCCCAAAGCAAGTCAAAAAAGGGTCACACGGTCAGTTTTACGAAAAAGGAACTGACCAAAAGGTTTATTGCAGAAGGGGCGGCCATGGGCGACGTCAATAAGGATGGCAAAAAGGATGTTCTTTCAGGGGCATATTGGTTTGAAGCGCCCTCCTGGAAGGCGCACGAACTGGCCAAACCGGATTCTTTTATTGTGAAAGGTAGTTACTCGGACTCGTTTCTGGACTTTGCCATGGATGTAAACCAGGACGGCTGGATTGACCTTATCCGGATAGACTGGCCTGGAAAAGCGGCCATGTGGCATGAAAACCCGAAAAACAAGCCGGGGCACTGGCAAAAGCATCTGATCCACAGTTCGGTGGGTAACGAGTCGCCTTTACTGGTGGATATGGATGGAGATGGCCGCAAAGATCTGTTATGCAACGACCCTACTGCCAAGAAGGTCATCTGGCTTAAATCCCCTGTAAAAAAAGGCGAAACGGAATGGGAGAAGTTTATCATCAGCAACGACGATAAAATTGCTACACACATGTATACCCACGGGCTCGGATATGGAGATATCAATGGCGATGGCCGCAAGGATGTGCTGGTGAAAAGTGGCTGGTGGGAAGGACCTAAGGATATTCAGCAGTCGGACTGGACATTTCATGCCGCTGATCTTGGACAGGACTGTTCGCAGATGTACGTCATGGATCTTACGGGAGACGGCTTAAATGATGTGATCAGCGCATCAGCCCATAATTATGGTATCTGGTGGCATGAACAAGGAAAAGATGCGGATGGAAAGCCCATCTGGGCACACCACGAGATTGACAAAACATTCTCTCAGACCCATGGTCTTGAATTAAAAGATATCAATGGGGACGGCAATCCGGACCTCATTACAGGAAAGCGCTATTTTGCACATAATGGGAATGATCCCGGTGAATATGAACCGGCCGTCATTTGCTGGTATGAATACCAACCTGGCAAAACACCTACCTGGACCAAACACGAAATTGATAATGACTCCGGGGTGGGACTGCACGTTACAGTGGAAGACATCAATAACGACGGTCTGCCTGATATCGTGACAGGAAATAAAAAGGGAGTAAGGGTTTTTACGCAAAAGAAAGGTAAATAA
- a CDS encoding PVC-type heme-binding CxxCH protein, whose protein sequence is MKAIFPGHKRASLFYTIVLLLYTQSCSVPKKQATVQQPVAKDKFAEHIRTTEWQSPEQERLGFKLPPGFEITLFASEPEITKPINMEFDDRGRLWVTQSSEYPVAAGNSDGRDRITILEDKNEDGKADTFTNFADDLNIPIGVMPVADGAIAYSIPNLYHFTDANNDGKADNRSILLGPFGYKDTHGMVNNLMRGYDGWLHVCHGFSNTSHVAGTDGDTIRMVSGNTFRVKMDGSHVEQTTFGRVNPFGYAYDEKGYLYSVDCHTKPITQLIAGGDYPHFGKKAPVGLGFAPEMMSYDLGSTALAGLVYYTGTHFPALYRNSFYTGDVVTCRIDRNTIFHNGSTPVAKKEDPFLLSSDPWFRPVDVKQGPDGALYIADFYNRIIGHYEVALNHPGRDRISGRIWKITYKGDQAHKDIPVTDWSKASIQQLVDGLAHPQLNTRLKVADRLVDMWKSRAIDPVKTMMSASKTTPTPYSHGLWVLHRLNALDDVTLNQALQSSDPVIKIHAFRILLERPVLEVPYHDLTLTALSDKDPNIRRVAAEILTHFPDAANLKGLMALYDKTEQSDSHLKYTAILGIRNNLRNSSVMWRIPGMKWDEHELELLTRVMLDVPSPAAASMVLDYVRTHDMPSRELVNSLEYISRYASPYQLETVIDLVNAKFPADLETQLTLYKTVKAGVLQSGAKPGRKMTDWGEKLATGILVDITESGDTWKSRPVVRTGEQANPWMVSEKLLTDVMPAFRVMVSEKGGNPPKAALYSTPFKLPASLSMNIFDTDVFNSASKKGTSNNVVRIKLAQTGKVISEYRGKYTEPMQRKDLIRNTTFDLRVYEGQMGYIETLDSSQAGAVGIGKLEPAVIAIPEKGPSVWTEQRATAAEIAGEYKIAALQPVLQQIVKAPWMDYKVRSAAANALMSINPKTNAGILGAVFSDPAELPALREKLAIALGQETTGSVFEILKNSLAGGARNLQIAVAAVLASTSEGLDYLLSAFKEEEINADIANEIPVKEKISINATSEQQSRVDKILAAGSNEREERQKLIDARVAGYQPANLPTGTGKAIFVQNCSSCHQIQGAGGLIGPQLDGIGNWGPKALTQKILDPNRNITEAFRTYNITLKDDKQLSGLYRRTEGEALVFADLTGQEFTIAKNNIKEYRPSKYTLMPDQFRNTIPEKEFYALLEYLLGVK, encoded by the coding sequence ATGAAAGCAATTTTTCCCGGCCATAAACGGGCCTCTTTATTTTACACCATCGTTCTGTTATTGTATACGCAAAGCTGCAGTGTTCCTAAAAAACAGGCAACCGTTCAACAACCTGTTGCTAAGGATAAATTTGCGGAACACATCCGTACCACCGAGTGGCAATCACCCGAACAGGAGCGGCTGGGGTTTAAGTTACCCCCTGGTTTTGAAATCACGCTTTTTGCCTCAGAACCTGAAATTACCAAACCGATCAATATGGAGTTCGACGACAGGGGCCGGTTGTGGGTTACTCAATCTTCGGAATATCCCGTAGCTGCCGGTAATAGTGACGGTAGGGACCGGATCACGATACTGGAGGACAAAAATGAAGACGGGAAAGCCGATACCTTCACCAATTTTGCGGATGACCTGAATATTCCCATTGGTGTAATGCCAGTGGCGGACGGTGCCATTGCTTACAGCATCCCTAATCTGTATCATTTTACAGATGCCAATAACGATGGCAAAGCGGATAACAGAAGTATCCTGCTTGGTCCTTTTGGTTATAAAGATACCCACGGGATGGTGAATAACCTCATGAGAGGGTACGACGGCTGGCTGCATGTTTGTCATGGATTTTCGAATACTTCCCATGTGGCCGGAACGGACGGAGATACTATAAGGATGGTATCAGGGAATACATTCAGGGTTAAAATGGATGGTAGCCACGTGGAGCAAACTACGTTTGGGCGGGTAAATCCTTTTGGGTATGCGTATGACGAAAAGGGGTATTTATATTCGGTGGACTGCCACACCAAACCTATTACACAGCTTATTGCCGGGGGAGATTATCCACATTTTGGAAAAAAGGCTCCCGTGGGCCTTGGCTTTGCACCTGAAATGATGAGTTATGACCTGGGCTCCACAGCGCTTGCCGGGCTGGTATATTACACAGGTACTCATTTTCCGGCGTTATACAGAAATAGTTTTTATACCGGAGATGTAGTAACCTGCCGGATTGACCGTAACACTATTTTCCACAACGGCTCTACACCGGTTGCCAAAAAGGAGGACCCGTTTCTGTTAAGTTCGGACCCTTGGTTTCGTCCCGTTGACGTAAAACAGGGTCCTGATGGCGCATTGTATATCGCCGACTTTTACAACCGGATTATCGGCCATTACGAAGTGGCCCTGAACCATCCGGGTCGCGACCGGATAAGCGGCAGGATATGGAAAATCACTTACAAGGGCGATCAGGCACATAAAGACATACCTGTAACGGACTGGTCAAAGGCCAGCATTCAGCAACTCGTAGACGGCCTGGCACACCCGCAGCTCAATACAAGACTTAAAGTGGCCGACCGGCTGGTGGATATGTGGAAGTCCAGGGCCATTGATCCGGTAAAAACCATGATGTCGGCCAGCAAGACAACCCCGACTCCTTATTCGCATGGCTTGTGGGTTTTGCACAGGCTGAACGCGCTGGACGATGTCACCTTGAATCAGGCATTGCAGTCTTCGGATCCCGTTATTAAAATACACGCGTTCAGGATCCTGCTGGAAAGACCTGTCCTGGAAGTACCCTATCATGATCTGACGTTAACTGCTTTGTCGGATAAGGACCCGAATATCAGGAGAGTTGCTGCTGAGATACTCACTCATTTTCCCGATGCAGCTAATCTTAAAGGATTAATGGCGCTCTACGACAAAACCGAACAGAGCGACAGCCATTTGAAGTACACCGCCATTTTAGGTATCAGAAATAACCTTCGCAACAGCAGTGTCATGTGGCGTATCCCTGGAATGAAATGGGACGAACATGAGCTCGAGTTGTTAACCCGCGTAATGCTCGATGTACCCTCACCAGCCGCGGCATCCATGGTTCTGGATTATGTCCGCACCCACGATATGCCTTCCAGGGAGTTGGTCAACAGTCTGGAATATATCAGCCGGTACGCGTCTCCGTATCAGTTGGAAACCGTTATCGACCTGGTGAATGCCAAATTTCCTGCCGATCTCGAAACGCAGCTTACATTATACAAAACGGTGAAGGCAGGTGTACTTCAGAGCGGTGCGAAGCCAGGGAGGAAAATGACGGATTGGGGAGAGAAACTTGCGACAGGTATCCTGGTAGATATTACGGAATCAGGTGATACTTGGAAAAGCAGGCCGGTTGTGCGAACCGGTGAGCAGGCCAACCCCTGGATGGTTTCGGAAAAACTTCTGACCGACGTTATGCCAGCCTTCAGGGTGATGGTGAGTGAAAAGGGTGGAAATCCTCCCAAGGCAGCTTTGTATTCTACTCCTTTCAAGCTGCCTGCATCTTTGAGTATGAATATTTTTGATACAGATGTTTTTAACAGTGCCTCAAAAAAAGGGACCTCCAATAATGTTGTCCGGATTAAACTGGCACAAACCGGAAAGGTAATCAGCGAGTACCGTGGCAAGTATACCGAACCGATGCAGAGGAAAGATCTGATCAGAAATACCACTTTCGATCTTCGGGTATATGAAGGCCAGATGGGCTACATTGAAACCTTGGATAGCTCGCAGGCCGGAGCCGTTGGCATTGGAAAGTTGGAACCGGCGGTAATAGCCATTCCCGAAAAAGGTCCATCGGTATGGACCGAACAGCGCGCAACAGCAGCTGAAATTGCAGGAGAATATAAAATAGCCGCCCTTCAGCCGGTTTTGCAGCAAATAGTCAAAGCCCCGTGGATGGACTATAAGGTGCGCAGTGCTGCTGCAAATGCGCTTATGAGTATTAATCCCAAAACCAACGCCGGGATACTCGGCGCCGTTTTCAGTGACCCTGCCGAACTTCCTGCGTTAAGGGAAAAGCTGGCTATTGCGTTGGGGCAGGAAACAACAGGTTCTGTTTTTGAGATACTGAAGAACAGCCTTGCCGGTGGAGCGCGTAATCTGCAGATCGCCGTTGCGGCCGTTCTGGCTAGTACGTCCGAAGGTCTGGACTACCTTCTCAGTGCTTTCAAGGAGGAGGAAATTAATGCGGATATAGCGAATGAAATTCCGGTAAAAGAGAAAATCTCAATCAATGCTACATCGGAACAACAGAGCAGGGTGGATAAAATACTCGCGGCCGGATCAAACGAACGGGAAGAGCGGCAGAAACTGATAGATGCCCGTGTGGCAGGGTACCAGCCCGCCAATTTGCCGACCGGTACTGGTAAGGCGATTTTTGTGCAAAATTGCAGTTCCTGCCATCAGATCCAGGGGGCTGGCGGGCTGATTGGCCCACAGCTCGACGGTATAGGCAATTGGGGACCTAAGGCGCTTACCCAAAAAATACTGGACCCCAACCGCAACATTACCGAGGCCTTCAGGACTTATAATATTACTTTAAAGGACGATAAGCAACTTTCGGGCTTATACAGGAGAACCGAAGGGGAAGCACTGGTTTTTGCTGATCTGACGGGGCAGGAGTTTACTATCGCAAAAAATAATATCAAGGAGTACCGGCCTTCAAAATATACGCTGATGCCTGATCAGTTTAGAAATACAATTCCTGAAAAAGAGTTTTATGCTTTGCTAGAATACTTATTAGGAGTGAAGTAA
- a CDS encoding glycoside hydrolase family protein, whose protein sequence is MKFSDQKRCTIPHFRNAGRMKIFISLFFIAGLISTCAQGQPYPDGRPQATLRIPFQDEGIVLRYGTGPDSCDTYGAREAVVNREGDTYYLFYDGAGKDGWIACLAESKDLKTWSKKGNILTLGNQGRNDSKSASSPWVIREKDTWHMFYVGTPNTTPAPYRIPAFPYLTMKARSRSLKGPWQKQYEVIPLPPKDNSYYTVTSSPGFVVKTKKEYLQFFSGATQDTSGIKRTLGIARTNDLNKSWKIDDKPIFPLTEQVENSSLFFDEDTKTWFLFTNHIGINQKREEYTDAIWVYWSKDINHWNSQDKAIALDSRNSVWAKGAIGMPTVIKVGKRLALLYDAAEGTSTSHMHRNIGLAWLDLPIKLPL, encoded by the coding sequence GTGAAGTTTTCTGATCAGAAACGCTGCACGATCCCCCATTTCAGGAATGCCGGAAGGATGAAGATATTCATAAGTTTATTTTTTATCGCAGGACTTATCAGTACATGCGCCCAAGGCCAGCCATACCCGGATGGCCGTCCGCAGGCAACACTCCGGATACCATTTCAGGACGAAGGTATTGTGCTGAGATATGGTACCGGCCCCGACAGCTGTGATACCTATGGAGCACGGGAGGCCGTTGTGAACCGGGAAGGAGACACCTACTATCTTTTCTATGATGGTGCGGGGAAGGATGGATGGATTGCCTGCCTGGCGGAAAGCAAGGATCTGAAGACGTGGTCAAAGAAAGGAAACATTCTTACACTGGGCAACCAGGGAAGGAACGATTCAAAAAGTGCTTCATCTCCCTGGGTAATCCGTGAAAAGGATACCTGGCACATGTTTTACGTGGGTACGCCCAACACCACTCCGGCGCCGTACAGGATTCCGGCTTTTCCATACCTGACGATGAAAGCAAGGTCGCGTTCGTTAAAAGGCCCCTGGCAAAAACAGTATGAAGTGATTCCCCTGCCTCCAAAAGACAATAGCTACTACACCGTCACTTCCAGTCCGGGTTTTGTGGTTAAAACAAAGAAGGAATACCTCCAGTTTTTCAGCGGAGCTACGCAGGATACTTCCGGCATTAAAAGAACACTGGGGATTGCCCGAACGAACGATCTGAACAAGTCCTGGAAGATTGATGATAAACCGATTTTCCCGCTCACCGAACAAGTGGAGAACTCCTCTCTGTTTTTTGATGAAGATACAAAAACCTGGTTTTTATTCACCAACCATATTGGAATCAATCAGAAAAGAGAGGAATATACCGATGCGATCTGGGTGTACTGGTCCAAAGATATTAATCACTGGAATAGTCAGGACAAAGCCATTGCACTCGATTCCCGGAATTCTGTCTGGGCCAAAGGGGCCATCGGAATGCCAACAGTAATTAAAGTTGGCAAACGGCTGGCATTGCTGTATGATGCCGCCGAAGGTACCAGCACCAGCCACATGCACAGAAACATCGGTTTGGCCTGGCTTGATCTGCCCATAAAATTACCATTATAA